The following proteins come from a genomic window of Corallococcus sp. NCRR:
- a CDS encoding MmcQ/YjbR family DNA-binding protein, whose product MATRKKTVAKRKGGLTVDDVREMALALPSTEERPSYGTPGFRVSDKLFARVLDDDSIVIKVDFDHREALLDSKPDMFEVTPHYQDWPMVIVRLRTVDRRLLQVLLEEAWRRCASARVLKALEPATAAPKRAAKKAPARKRSV is encoded by the coding sequence ATGGCGACGCGGAAGAAGACGGTGGCGAAGCGCAAGGGCGGGCTCACGGTGGACGACGTGCGCGAAATGGCGCTTGCCCTGCCGTCGACGGAGGAGCGCCCCTCCTATGGAACACCCGGGTTCCGGGTGAGCGACAAGCTCTTCGCGCGGGTGCTGGATGACGACTCCATCGTCATCAAGGTGGACTTCGACCACCGCGAGGCCCTGTTGGACTCCAAGCCCGACATGTTCGAAGTGACGCCGCACTATCAAGACTGGCCCATGGTCATCGTGCGGCTGAGGACCGTGGACCGGCGCCTGCTGCAGGTCCTGCTCGAGGAGGCCTGGCGCCGCTGCGCCTCCGCCAGGGTGCTCAAGGCGCTGGAGCCCGCAACGGCCGCTCCCAAGCGAGCGGCGAAGAAGGCTCCCGCCCGCAAGCGGAGCGTGTAG
- a CDS encoding NAD(P)H-quinone oxidoreductase yields MKVVRITKPGGPEVLAFDERPEPVPGPYDVQVRVRASALNRADLLQVRGAYPPPPDVPQDVPGLEYAGEVVAVGPRASRFQPSDRVMGLVGGGAWSEVLTTHEREVLHMPKGLDFADAAALPEAYLTAYDALVLQADLKPGETVLVHAVASGVGSAAALICRAMGVRVVGTGRNKDKLARASEWGVGHTVLCESNPPVFADAVLAATDGRGADVCLDLVGGAYLPESVKAMARLGRLMQVGSVAGVRAELDLGPVMRKRLTLKGTVLRSRPAEEKMLLTQVAERQLLPLFDSGALRAVVDAVLPMTELRSGLERMAGNSTVGKIVVRWD; encoded by the coding sequence ATGAAGGTCGTGCGCATCACGAAGCCGGGCGGTCCGGAGGTCCTCGCGTTCGACGAGCGGCCGGAGCCGGTGCCGGGGCCCTACGACGTGCAGGTGCGCGTGCGGGCGAGCGCGCTGAACCGCGCGGACCTGCTCCAGGTGCGCGGTGCGTATCCGCCGCCGCCCGACGTGCCACAGGACGTGCCGGGGCTGGAGTACGCGGGTGAGGTGGTGGCGGTGGGCCCGCGCGCGAGCAGGTTCCAGCCAAGCGACCGGGTGATGGGGCTGGTGGGCGGCGGCGCGTGGAGTGAAGTGCTCACCACGCACGAGCGCGAGGTGCTGCACATGCCGAAGGGGCTGGACTTCGCGGACGCGGCGGCGCTGCCGGAGGCGTACCTCACGGCTTACGACGCGCTGGTGCTCCAGGCGGACCTGAAGCCCGGGGAGACGGTGCTGGTGCACGCGGTGGCGAGCGGCGTGGGTTCCGCCGCGGCGCTCATCTGCCGGGCCATGGGCGTGCGGGTGGTGGGCACGGGGCGGAACAAGGACAAGCTGGCCAGGGCCTCCGAGTGGGGCGTGGGCCATACGGTGCTGTGTGAGAGCAACCCGCCGGTGTTCGCGGACGCGGTGCTCGCCGCGACGGACGGCCGTGGCGCGGACGTGTGCCTGGACCTGGTGGGGGGCGCGTACCTGCCGGAGTCCGTGAAGGCCATGGCGCGCCTCGGGCGGCTGATGCAGGTGGGCTCGGTGGCGGGCGTGCGCGCGGAGCTGGACCTGGGGCCGGTGATGCGCAAGCGGCTCACGCTCAAGGGGACGGTGCTCCGCAGCCGGCCCGCGGAGGAGAAGATGCTGCTCACGCAGGTGGCGGAGCGGCAGCTGTTGCCCCTGTTCGACTCCGGCGCGCTGCGGGCCGTGGTGGATGCCGTATTGCCCATGACGGAGCTCCGCTCCGGGTTGGAGCGGATGGCGGGCAACAGCACCGTGGGGAAGATCGTCGTCCGCTGGGACTGA
- a CDS encoding magnesium transporter, producing MPGPVKMPPETAHTLLQGDRLSRDFTAVGVEDTVAQALEKLRAHPGTGEIFYCYACDPAGRLVGVVPIRKLIRAAPDEQIASLMFTRVVKLPVDASDALVEDFFVTYRFLAFPVVDAEGRIVGVVEMNQFVDAFSDTLFDEVEGRVRDEVYRFVGLPQDEARETRPGRMALKRFPWLLVNIAGGFLAATTTRLFERTVAELVVVSAFIPMVLVLSESLGVQTTAVSVSMVTQGDVDKKRVAREVLAASLAGLMAAAVVALLGRIYSPGFGFPLALFVAVTVSATLASSLGGVLPFLFKRLKVDPHLASAPLVLAVSDNVTLLAYFGLVTWLLL from the coding sequence GTGCCCGGCCCCGTGAAGATGCCTCCGGAGACCGCTCACACGCTGTTGCAGGGCGACCGGCTGTCCCGGGACTTCACCGCCGTGGGCGTGGAGGACACGGTCGCCCAGGCGCTGGAGAAGCTGCGCGCCCACCCGGGCACGGGGGAGATCTTCTACTGCTACGCGTGTGACCCGGCCGGCCGGCTGGTGGGCGTGGTGCCCATCCGCAAGCTGATCCGCGCGGCGCCCGACGAGCAGATCGCGTCGCTGATGTTCACGCGGGTGGTGAAGCTGCCCGTGGACGCCTCCGACGCGCTGGTGGAGGACTTCTTCGTCACCTACCGCTTCCTGGCCTTCCCGGTGGTGGACGCGGAGGGGCGCATCGTGGGCGTGGTGGAGATGAACCAGTTCGTGGACGCGTTCTCCGACACGCTCTTCGACGAGGTGGAGGGCCGCGTGCGCGACGAGGTCTACCGCTTCGTGGGCCTGCCCCAGGACGAGGCGCGCGAGACGCGGCCCGGGCGCATGGCGCTCAAGCGCTTCCCATGGCTGCTCGTGAACATCGCGGGCGGGTTCCTGGCGGCCACGACGACACGGCTGTTCGAGCGCACGGTGGCGGAGCTGGTGGTGGTGAGCGCCTTCATCCCCATGGTGCTGGTGCTGTCGGAGAGCCTGGGCGTGCAGACGACGGCGGTCTCGGTGTCGATGGTCACGCAAGGCGACGTGGACAAGAAGCGGGTGGCGCGCGAAGTGCTGGCCGCGAGCCTGGCGGGGTTGATGGCGGCGGCGGTGGTGGCGCTGCTGGGGCGCATCTATTCGCCGGGGTTCGGCTTTCCCCTGGCGCTGTTCGTGGCGGTGACGGTGTCCGCCACGTTGGCGTCGAGCCTGGGCGGCGTGCTGCCGTTCCTCTTCAAGCGGCTGAAGGTGGATCCGCACCTGGCGTCGGCGCCGCTGGTGCTGGCGGTGTCCGACAACGTGACGCTGCTGGCGTACTTCGGGTTGGTGACGTGGCTGTTGTTGTAA
- a CDS encoding DNA gyrase inhibitor YacG, with the protein MSLAPCPICQKPVPPRPENTSQPFCSRRCRAVDLGRWLGEEYRVPDRQAEQQEDELPSDGEPRRHHDA; encoded by the coding sequence ATGTCACTCGCGCCGTGTCCCATCTGTCAGAAGCCCGTGCCTCCGCGTCCGGAGAACACCTCTCAACCCTTCTGCTCCCGCCGCTGCCGCGCCGTCGACCTGGGCCGCTGGCTGGGGGAGGAGTACCGCGTGCCCGACCGGCAGGCCGAGCAGCAGGAGGACGAGCTGCCCTCCGACGGTGAGCCGCGCCGCCATCACGACGCCTGA
- a CDS encoding lysylphosphatidylglycerol synthase transmembrane domain-containing protein: protein MKRAVNLIASLLVTVAFMWWAFRDTDVSTQVASLKAANYAWLLPYFLCLACIHVFRTLRWGALLSGLEHVPFRKLNEASGIGFMMLLVLPFRLGEFARPFLIAQRSSIRRSAAMTSVVLERIVDGLFVAALFRVLLFFVPTETPEVRYVKLGAWLMFAVFGGGLVFLLLGLWQQERTVRLVRATVGRFSPGVADKVADIVDSFVGAMRQLPDRKHIALFFLYTFAYWGMNGLGMALLARAFDCSGAAPGMACEPMNLTLFQSYIVMCVLVVGVMIPAAPGMMGTFQAATKVGLGLFMPAAMVNAHGLAYANVLWLCQTLQQIVIGLVLLSISHMSFRELAGKMKKDDDTTVTRSSAA from the coding sequence GTGAAACGCGCCGTCAACCTCATCGCCAGCCTGCTCGTCACTGTCGCCTTCATGTGGTGGGCCTTCCGGGACACGGACGTGTCCACGCAGGTCGCCAGCCTCAAGGCGGCCAACTACGCGTGGCTGTTGCCGTACTTCCTGTGCCTCGCCTGCATTCACGTCTTCCGCACGCTGCGCTGGGGCGCGTTGCTGTCGGGCCTGGAGCACGTGCCGTTCCGCAAGCTGAACGAAGCGTCCGGCATCGGCTTCATGATGCTGCTGGTGCTGCCGTTCCGGCTGGGGGAGTTCGCGCGCCCCTTTCTCATCGCCCAGCGCAGCTCCATCCGCCGCAGCGCGGCCATGACGTCCGTGGTGCTGGAGCGCATCGTGGACGGCCTCTTCGTCGCGGCGCTGTTCCGCGTGCTGCTCTTCTTCGTCCCCACGGAGACCCCCGAGGTCCGGTACGTGAAGCTGGGCGCGTGGCTGATGTTCGCCGTGTTCGGCGGCGGCCTGGTGTTCCTGCTGCTGGGCCTGTGGCAGCAGGAGCGCACGGTGCGGCTGGTGCGCGCCACCGTGGGCCGCTTCTCCCCGGGCGTCGCGGACAAGGTGGCGGACATCGTGGACAGCTTCGTGGGGGCCATGCGCCAGCTCCCCGACCGCAAGCACATCGCCCTCTTCTTCCTCTACACGTTCGCCTACTGGGGCATGAACGGCCTGGGCATGGCGCTGCTCGCGCGCGCCTTCGACTGCTCCGGCGCGGCGCCGGGCATGGCCTGCGAGCCCATGAACCTCACGCTGTTCCAGTCCTACATCGTGATGTGCGTGCTGGTGGTGGGCGTGATGATCCCCGCCGCGCCCGGGATGATGGGCACCTTCCAGGCCGCCACCAAGGTGGGCCTGGGGTTGTTCATGCCCGCCGCGATGGTGAACGCGCACGGGCTCGCCTACGCGAACGTGCTGTGGCTGTGCCAGACGCTGCAGCAGATCGTCATCGGCCTCGTCCTGCTGTCCATCAGCCACATGTCCTTCCGTGAGCTGGCGGGGAAGATGAAGAAGGACGACGACACCACGGTCACCCGCTCGTCGGCGGCCTGA
- a CDS encoding ribbon-helix-helix domain-containing protein — translation MQDGSASPLSPDAPSSPSAVEPGEVRSPEADIVSTHVLVPEEQVHKLRELARRTRIHQSEYLREAVEDLLSKYGRMPAKTEGES, via the coding sequence ATGCAGGATGGAAGCGCCAGCCCGCTGAGCCCCGACGCTCCGTCGTCCCCGTCCGCGGTGGAACCCGGTGAGGTCCGAAGCCCCGAGGCCGACATCGTCTCCACCCACGTCCTCGTCCCCGAGGAGCAGGTGCACAAGCTGCGCGAACTGGCGCGGCGCACCCGCATCCACCAGAGCGAGTACCTGCGTGAAGCCGTGGAGGACCTGCTGTCCAAGTACGGCCGCATGCCCGCCAAGACGGAAGGCGAGTCGTGA
- a CDS encoding TMEM165/GDT1 family protein has protein sequence MEAIVGSFVLVAASEMGDKTQLLAFSLASRFRKPWVVLGGIFVATVANHALASSVGTWVSTHVPARVMALLLAVMFLGFGLWTLKPDTLDEDGGKPPRFGAFLTTVALFFMAEMGDKTQLATMAVAARYQAPVLVTLGTTAGMLLSDGLAVFLGDRLSGRVNMKYVRWVTAALFFLFGFVSLWTAWRG, from the coding sequence TTGGAAGCCATTGTCGGTTCATTCGTTCTCGTCGCCGCCAGTGAGATGGGGGACAAGACCCAACTGCTGGCGTTCTCGCTGGCGTCCCGGTTCCGCAAGCCGTGGGTCGTGCTGGGCGGCATCTTCGTGGCCACGGTGGCCAACCACGCGCTGGCGTCGTCGGTGGGCACGTGGGTGTCCACGCACGTCCCCGCGCGGGTGATGGCGCTGCTGCTGGCGGTGATGTTCCTGGGCTTCGGCCTGTGGACGCTCAAGCCCGACACGCTGGATGAAGACGGCGGCAAGCCCCCGCGCTTCGGCGCCTTCCTCACCACGGTGGCGCTCTTCTTCATGGCGGAGATGGGGGACAAGACGCAGCTGGCCACCATGGCGGTGGCCGCGCGCTACCAGGCCCCGGTGCTGGTGACGCTGGGGACGACGGCGGGGATGCTGCTGTCGGACGGGCTCGCGGTGTTCCTGGGCGACCGGCTGTCCGGCCGGGTGAACATGAAGTACGTGCGCTGGGTGACCGCCGCGCTCTTCTTCCTCTTCGGCTTCGTGTCGCTCTGGACGGCCTGGCGCGGCTGA